Proteins from a genomic interval of Oreochromis aureus strain Israel breed Guangdong linkage group 6, ZZ_aureus, whole genome shotgun sequence:
- the LOC116314919 gene encoding cationic trypsin-like — MTAMAHLKFLPLLLWVGFTVCTEVDLHKRIFHDHRCKENDRLYHVEITQTDGSDYYHLCGGSLIHSEWVLTAAHCWKDEPGWTMSAYVGIHPGPGRIARIIDHKIFQDQTGKHDIMLLKIDPPENNIKPVVLPKCTRRKKLDVIQIAGHGGYTVDVNYNKLPGYLPHLQCAKMHVVECEPNLHPCKSTLLWPNGNTMCHKEPRVDTCPGDSGGGVIAKNNKIHGVYVGGEKCACTGPAISLKVCSYIGWINQVINGMEMENNQMKITSKINSPLWKKLLLCELFLHVSR, encoded by the exons ATGACAGCAATGGCTCACCTGAAGTTCCTCCCACTCCTCCTATGGGTTG GTTTCACGGTGTGCACAGAGGTGGATTTGCACAAGAGAATCTTTCACGATCATAGGTGTAAGGAAAATGATCGTCTGTATCACGTAGAAATAACTCAGACCGATGGAAGCGATTACTATCATCTATGTGGCGGCTCTCTGATCCACAGCGAGTGGGTTCTAACTGCAGCTCACTGTTGGAAAGATGAACCTGGATG GACTATGTCTGCATATGTAGGAATTCATCCTGGTCCAGGAAGAATTGCGAGAATTATTGATCACAAGATCTTTCAGGACCAAACAGGAAAACATGACATCATGCTTCTGAAAATCGACCCACCAGAGAATAATATTAAGCCTGTTGTCTTACCTAAATGTACACGTCGTAAAAA gCTGGATGTCATTCAGATTGCAGGCCATGGTGGTTATACGGTTGATGTAAACTACAACAAAC TCCCTGGTTATCTGCCTCATCTCCAGTGTGCAAAAATGCATGTTGTTGAGTGTGAGCCTAACCTCCATCCATGTAAGTCAACATTATTATGGCCAAACGGAAACACGATGTGTCACAAAGAACCTCGAGTGGACACATGTCCG gGTGATTCTGGTGGTGGAGTGATAGCCAAAAACAACAAGATTCATGGTGTGTATGTTGGTGGTGAAAAATGTGCCTGTACCGGACCAGCTATTTCTCTGAAGGTCTGCTCTTACATTGGTTGGATAAATCAAGTCATTAATGGAATGGAAATGGaaaataatcaaatgaaaaTAACATCCAAAATAAACAGTCCGCTCTGGAAgaaacttcttctgtgtgaattGTTTCTACATGTGTCACGTTGA